The following are from one region of the Cloacibacterium normanense genome:
- a CDS encoding Rossmann-fold NAD(P)-binding domain-containing protein gives MKQFLSINDVENLENLIQDALEYKKKPLKDEHLAKGKTLGLIFMNSSLRTRMSTQKAAENLGFKVMTFNAGQDFWAWETEDGAVMNGTTVEHIKDAATVIGQYCDVVAIRCFADLKNKKSDTEEKILTLFQKYLNKPLISMEAATRHPLQSLADTITIKEQWKETKKPKVVLTWGPHIKPIPHAVANSFVEWMNAQDVDFVITHPEGLDLDPAFVGDTQVANNQEEALKDADFVYIKNWSSFNDYGKVAEGYDDWMLTEEKMKITNNGRPMHCLPVRRNVEVSDEVLDSEQSLIFEQSYNRLFAAQAVLKNIL, from the coding sequence ATGAAACAGTTTCTATCTATAAATGACGTAGAAAATCTTGAAAACCTCATTCAAGATGCTCTAGAATACAAAAAAAAACCCTTGAAGGACGAACATTTGGCTAAAGGAAAAACCTTAGGCTTAATCTTTATGAATTCTAGCCTCAGAACAAGGATGAGTACTCAAAAAGCGGCTGAAAATTTAGGTTTTAAAGTGATGACTTTCAATGCTGGACAAGATTTTTGGGCTTGGGAAACTGAAGATGGAGCAGTTATGAATGGCACTACTGTAGAACATATTAAAGATGCGGCTACGGTTATCGGACAGTATTGTGATGTTGTGGCAATCAGATGTTTTGCAGATTTAAAAAATAAAAAATCAGACACCGAAGAAAAGATTTTAACGCTTTTCCAAAAGTATCTCAATAAACCATTGATTTCTATGGAAGCGGCTACCAGACATCCTTTGCAGAGTTTGGCAGATACCATTACCATTAAAGAACAATGGAAGGAAACCAAAAAACCGAAAGTGGTTTTAACTTGGGGACCTCACATTAAACCAATTCCACACGCTGTTGCCAATTCTTTTGTAGAATGGATGAATGCACAAGATGTAGATTTTGTGATTACACATCCTGAAGGTTTAGATTTAGACCCAGCTTTTGTTGGCGATACTCAAGTGGCTAATAATCAAGAAGAAGCGTTGAAAGATGCTGATTTTGTGTATATTAAAAATTGGAGTTCATTTAATGATTACGGAAAAGTAGCAGAAGGTTATGATGATTGGATGCTTACCGAAGAAAAAATGAAAATCACCAATAACGGAAGACCAATGCATTGTTTGCCTGTCAGAAGAAATGTAGAAGTGAGTGATGAGGTTTTGGATTCTGAACAATCATTGATTTTTGAACAATCATACAACAGATTGTTCGCTGCACAAGCAGTTTTGAAAAATATTTTGTAA
- a CDS encoding M20 family metallo-hydrolase: MKTTEPVEQKSPNNFLELGENAVELLKNLISIPSFSKEEDKTADLIEKYLQEKGVKTHRQQNNVWAFNQNFSPEKPTILLNSHHDTVRPNSGYTLDPFTPIVKDGKLYGLGSNDAGGALVSLMATFLYFYNAKDLKYNFIYAATAEEENSGLDGVESVLPHFGNLEFAIVGEPTEMQMAIAEKGLMVVDCEASGTSSHAAHFNDDNAIYNALKDIEWIKNYQFPNTSEVLGDVKMTVTVINAGKLHNMVPNTCTFTIDVRTTDQYSNREVLQIIRENIKSKAEARSFRLNSSSISVEHPIVKAGLELGRTTYGSPTTSDQAVIPFPSLKMGPGLSSRSHSSDEFIYVDEILDGVKIYIQLLSKIVF, from the coding sequence ATGAAAACAACAGAACCAGTGGAACAGAAATCACCCAATAATTTTTTAGAACTTGGCGAAAACGCGGTTGAATTGCTCAAAAACCTCATTTCTATCCCTTCTTTCAGCAAAGAAGAAGACAAAACGGCTGATTTAATCGAGAAATATCTTCAAGAAAAAGGGGTAAAAACTCATCGTCAACAAAACAATGTTTGGGCTTTTAACCAAAATTTTTCTCCCGAAAAACCTACCATTTTGCTCAATTCTCACCACGATACGGTAAGACCTAATTCTGGTTATACTTTAGACCCTTTTACACCGATTGTTAAGGATGGTAAACTTTACGGTTTAGGCAGTAATGATGCAGGTGGAGCTTTGGTTTCTTTGATGGCGACTTTTTTATATTTTTATAATGCTAAAGATTTAAAATACAATTTCATTTACGCAGCAACTGCAGAAGAAGAAAATTCGGGTTTAGATGGAGTAGAATCGGTGCTTCCGCATTTCGGAAATTTAGAATTTGCAATTGTAGGCGAACCTACAGAAATGCAAATGGCAATTGCCGAAAAAGGCTTGATGGTGGTAGATTGTGAAGCTTCGGGAACTTCTTCTCACGCTGCTCATTTTAATGATGATAATGCCATTTACAACGCTTTGAAAGATATTGAATGGATTAAAAATTATCAGTTTCCGAATACTTCTGAAGTTTTAGGAGACGTAAAAATGACGGTTACGGTCATTAATGCGGGCAAATTGCATAATATGGTTCCTAATACGTGTACTTTTACCATAGATGTTAGAACTACAGACCAATACAGCAATAGAGAAGTGTTGCAAATTATCAGAGAAAATATAAAAAGTAAAGCAGAAGCTAGAAGTTTTAGGTTAAATTCTTCGTCTATTTCTGTGGAGCATCCTATTGTGAAGGCAGGTTTAGAATTGGGCAGAACTACTTACGGTTCGCCTACCACTTCAGACCAAGCTGTGATTCCGTTTCCGTCGCTTAAAATGGGACCAGGTTTGTCTTCTCGTTCTCATAGCAGTGACGAGTTTATTTATGTAGATGAAATTTTAGATGGTGTAAAAATTTACATTCAATTACTATCAAAAATAGTTTTTTAA
- a CDS encoding aspartate aminotransferase family protein, giving the protein MKLFDVYPLIDVTPAKAEGSYFWDENGTEYLDLYGGHAVISIGHSHPTYVKYITEQLNNIGFYSNYVKIPIQNQVAEQLTKLSGYDDYTLFLCNSGAEANENAIKLASFHTGKKKIIYFSGAFHGRTAAAVACTDNPKIVAPVNQSENFIKLPFNDLEALENEFKTNSDIAGVIVEGIQGVGGVQIPTTEFLQKIHQLCNENNAVFIADEIQSGFGRSGKFFAHQNAGVTPDIIAMAKGMGNGFPVAGILISPKFKASYGLLGTTFGGNFLACAATKAVLEVIEKENLLQNAQEVGDYLVSLLQNQKNIKEIRYQGLMIGIDLAFPCNEVRTRLVKEYKMLTGNASTPNTLRVLPALNVKKEDVKKFADALIQILNEY; this is encoded by the coding sequence ATGAAACTTTTTGATGTATATCCTCTAATAGACGTAACTCCAGCAAAAGCTGAGGGAAGCTATTTTTGGGACGAAAACGGAACAGAATATCTAGATTTATATGGCGGTCACGCCGTGATTTCCATCGGACATTCTCACCCAACGTATGTAAAATACATTACAGAACAACTCAACAATATCGGTTTTTATTCCAATTATGTGAAAATTCCGATTCAAAATCAAGTCGCTGAACAACTCACCAAGTTGTCTGGTTATGACGATTATACCCTTTTCCTTTGCAATTCTGGTGCTGAAGCCAATGAAAATGCCATTAAATTGGCTTCTTTCCACACCGGAAAAAAGAAAATTATTTATTTTTCTGGAGCTTTCCACGGAAGAACTGCAGCAGCTGTAGCTTGTACAGACAATCCGAAAATTGTAGCACCAGTCAATCAATCCGAAAATTTCATCAAGCTTCCTTTCAATGATTTGGAAGCTTTGGAAAATGAATTCAAAACCAATTCAGATATTGCTGGAGTTATCGTAGAAGGAATTCAAGGTGTTGGTGGTGTTCAAATTCCAACTACCGAATTTTTACAGAAAATTCATCAATTGTGTAATGAGAACAATGCAGTTTTCATCGCAGACGAAATTCAATCTGGTTTCGGAAGAAGCGGTAAATTTTTCGCGCATCAAAATGCTGGTGTGACTCCTGATATTATTGCTATGGCAAAAGGAATGGGAAATGGTTTTCCTGTTGCGGGAATTTTAATTTCTCCGAAGTTTAAAGCTTCCTACGGTTTACTCGGAACTACTTTTGGAGGGAATTTCCTAGCTTGTGCTGCTACCAAAGCGGTTTTAGAGGTGATTGAAAAAGAAAATCTATTGCAAAACGCTCAAGAAGTGGGAGATTACTTGGTTTCTTTGCTTCAAAATCAAAAAAATATCAAAGAAATTCGTTATCAAGGTTTGATGATTGGGATTGACTTGGCTTTTCCTTGCAACGAAGTAAGAACTCGATTGGTTAAAGAATACAAAATGTTGACAGGTAATGCTTCTACACCAAATACTTTGAGAGTTTTACCTGCTTTGAATGTGAAAAAAGAAGACGTGAAGAAATTTGCAGATGCTTTAATCCAAATTTTAAACGAATATTAG
- a CDS encoding DUF1003 domain-containing protein translates to MSTFRSDLSGKEFPENEKISAKNIRQSLLHFINKTHPNFSKSCFLSIEEMNEYREKYISEFLNKKLGNLTEVEKQVIQSVSKNTMISTEVEEDEQEITFGQKLADKVAEFGGSWGFIIFFMTFLVAWISLNVFWLSNHGFDPYPFILLNLILSCIAAIQAPVIMMSQNRQEEKDRERAKKDYKINLKSELEIRELHEKIDHLIIHYQQDLLEIQKT, encoded by the coding sequence ATGAGTACTTTCAGAAGTGATTTATCTGGGAAAGAATTTCCTGAAAACGAAAAAATTTCCGCTAAAAATATCAGACAATCTTTGCTTCATTTTATCAATAAAACGCATCCAAATTTTTCTAAAAGTTGTTTTTTGAGCATTGAAGAAATGAACGAATACCGAGAAAAATATATCTCTGAATTTCTCAACAAAAAATTAGGAAACCTAACCGAAGTAGAAAAACAAGTCATTCAATCTGTTTCTAAAAACACCATGATTTCTACAGAAGTGGAAGAAGATGAGCAAGAAATTACTTTTGGTCAAAAATTGGCAGATAAAGTAGCCGAATTCGGGGGAAGTTGGGGATTTATTATCTTTTTCATGACCTTTTTAGTTGCTTGGATTTCACTGAATGTTTTTTGGCTTTCTAATCATGGTTTTGACCCTTATCCATTCATTTTATTGAACTTAATTTTATCTTGTATTGCGGCAATTCAGGCTCCTGTGATTATGATGAGCCAAAACCGACAAGAAGAAAAAGATAGAGAACGCGCCAAAAAAGATTACAAAATCAATTTAAAAAGTGAACTAGAAATCAGAGAATTACACGAAAAAATAGACCATTTAATCATTCATTATCAACAAGATTTACTCGAAATTCAGAAAACCTAA
- the argC gene encoding N-acetyl-gamma-glutamyl-phosphate reductase, whose translation MIKAGIIGGTGYTGGELIRLLLNHPNAELSFVTSYSNVGKKVTDLHQDLIGEIDLEFIDNSTDADVLFLALPHKESKIWLENNNIGNAVVIDLGNDFRIGETYQGNAFVYGLPELNSTQLKGAKLIANPGCFATAIQLGIIPILENQEVSEIYTTGITGATGAGKSLSETTHFSWRQNNISAYKTLTHQHLGEINFQLKDLSKVPFSVQFVPWRGDFARGIFVSSTFKTSLSLEELFELYEKFYEGQMFTTVSRKEINLKQVVNTNKCLINIEKNGDFAVVHSAIDNLLKGASGQAIHNMNISFGFPENAGLKLKSIAF comes from the coding sequence ATGATTAAAGCAGGAATTATTGGTGGAACTGGTTATACTGGTGGCGAACTGATTCGTTTGTTGCTCAATCATCCCAATGCAGAACTTTCGTTTGTGACGAGCTATTCTAATGTGGGAAAAAAAGTAACCGATTTACACCAAGATTTAATCGGAGAAATTGATTTAGAATTTATTGATAATTCTACCGATGCAGATGTTCTTTTTCTGGCTTTACCTCATAAAGAAAGTAAAATTTGGCTCGAAAATAATAACATTGGAAACGCAGTTGTCATAGATTTAGGAAACGATTTCAGAATTGGAGAAACGTATCAAGGAAATGCTTTTGTTTATGGACTTCCAGAATTGAATTCGACTCAATTGAAAGGGGCGAAATTGATTGCAAATCCTGGTTGTTTCGCTACTGCAATTCAATTAGGAATTATTCCAATTTTAGAAAATCAAGAGGTTTCGGAAATTTATACTACAGGAATTACTGGCGCAACTGGCGCTGGAAAATCACTTTCTGAAACCACGCATTTCAGTTGGAGACAAAATAATATTTCGGCGTATAAGACTTTAACGCATCAACATTTAGGCGAGATAAATTTTCAATTAAAAGACTTGAGTAAAGTGCCATTTTCGGTGCAATTTGTTCCATGGAGAGGAGATTTTGCGAGAGGAATTTTTGTGAGTTCTACATTCAAAACTTCACTTTCTTTAGAAGAATTGTTTGAATTGTATGAAAAATTCTACGAAGGACAAATGTTCACTACGGTTTCAAGAAAAGAAATCAATCTGAAACAAGTAGTCAACACCAATAAGTGCTTGATTAATATTGAAAAAAACGGAGATTTTGCAGTAGTGCATTCCGCTATTGATAATCTCTTGAAAGGCGCTTCAGGACAAGCTATTCATAATATGAATATATCTTTCGGGTTTCCCGAAAACGCAGGTTTGAAACTCAAATCTATCGCTTTTTAG
- the argG gene encoding argininosuccinate synthase yields the protein MKKVVLAFSGGLDTSFCSVYLQQDLGYEVHAVTVNTGGFNADEVEKLREKAMLLGAKTFTCLDVVKEYYDSCIQYLVFGNVLKNNTYPLSVSAERTIQAKSLAEYALKIGATAIAHGSTGAGNDQVRFDGIFNIVCPQMEIITPIRDLKLSREAEIQYLTEKGFSGDYTKSVYSINQGLWGTSVGGKETLTSHSNLPEEAYPSQLKKRNPEKLTLEFEKGHLIKINDQKFSHPSEAIVKLNEIASEFAIGRDTHVGDTIIGIKGRVGFEAAGAILTLKAHHLLEKHVLSKYQLMIKSQMADWYGTWLHEALFLDPVMRDIEKLMENSQKNVTGKVFVTLLPYRFELNGIESKYDLMTSKFGSYGEMNKSWSGEDVKGFSKIYTNYLSIYHQVNAENND from the coding sequence ATGAAAAAAGTTGTTTTAGCATTTAGCGGAGGTTTAGATACATCTTTTTGCTCAGTTTATTTGCAACAAGATTTAGGCTACGAAGTTCATGCAGTTACGGTAAATACAGGTGGTTTTAATGCAGATGAAGTAGAGAAGTTAAGGGAAAAAGCGATGCTACTTGGTGCTAAAACTTTTACGTGTCTAGATGTAGTGAAAGAATATTACGATTCTTGTATTCAATATCTGGTTTTCGGAAATGTTCTCAAAAATAATACTTATCCACTTTCTGTAAGTGCAGAACGTACCATTCAGGCGAAATCTTTAGCAGAATATGCGCTTAAAATCGGTGCAACAGCCATCGCTCACGGAAGTACAGGCGCAGGAAACGACCAAGTTCGTTTTGATGGGATTTTCAATATTGTTTGTCCGCAAATGGAAATCATCACGCCGATTCGTGATTTGAAACTTTCTCGCGAAGCGGAAATTCAATATTTAACAGAAAAGGGATTTTCAGGTGATTACACCAAATCAGTATATTCTATTAATCAAGGTCTTTGGGGAACTTCGGTTGGCGGAAAAGAAACGCTTACTTCTCATAGCAATTTGCCAGAAGAAGCCTATCCTTCTCAATTAAAGAAGCGAAATCCTGAAAAATTGACTTTAGAATTTGAAAAAGGACATTTAATTAAAATTAATGACCAAAAATTTTCTCATCCTTCCGAAGCGATTGTTAAATTGAATGAAATTGCTTCAGAATTTGCGATTGGTAGAGATACTCACGTTGGCGATACGATTATTGGGATTAAAGGTAGAGTAGGTTTCGAAGCAGCTGGTGCTATTTTAACGTTAAAGGCTCATCATTTGCTGGAAAAACACGTGCTTTCTAAATACCAATTGATGATTAAATCTCAAATGGCAGATTGGTACGGAACTTGGCTCCACGAAGCTCTTTTCTTAGACCCTGTGATGCGAGATATTGAAAAATTAATGGAAAACTCTCAGAAAAATGTTACAGGTAAAGTGTTTGTCACGCTTCTTCCTTATCGTTTTGAACTGAACGGAATTGAGTCTAAATATGATTTAATGACTTCTAAATTCGGAAGTTATGGAGAAATGAATAAATCTTGGAGCGGTGAAGACGTGAAAGGTTTTTCAAAAATTTACACCAATTATTTGTCGATTTATCATCAAGTAAACGCTGAAAATAATGATTAA
- the argB gene encoding acetylglutamate kinase, which yields MQKQELYIIKIGGNVIDHPEKLGAFLKDFSEIQKPKILVHGGGKLATKLAEKLEIPQEFFEGRRITNEETRDVAVMVYAGLINKNIVAALQKNGLDSIGFSGADANLIPAHKRPVKTIDFGWVGDVETEKINANFLEKVISEDICPVFCAITHDGKGNLLNTNADTIASSLAVALSAHFEVNLAYCFEKNGVLENVENENSVIAKITPETYIQLKEKNIVNDGMIPKIDNAFAAIEKGVKSVFILKETFLKKLINENNRTSGTEITQ from the coding sequence GTGCAAAAACAAGAACTATACATCATCAAAATTGGTGGAAACGTAATAGACCATCCAGAAAAGTTAGGAGCTTTCTTGAAGGATTTTTCTGAAATTCAAAAACCAAAAATTCTAGTTCACGGTGGTGGAAAATTAGCCACCAAACTAGCCGAAAAACTAGAAATTCCACAGGAGTTTTTTGAAGGCAGAAGAATCACCAATGAGGAAACTAGAGATGTTGCGGTGATGGTTTATGCAGGTTTAATCAATAAAAATATTGTGGCTGCTTTACAGAAAAATGGTTTAGATTCTATAGGTTTTTCTGGAGCAGATGCCAATCTTATTCCAGCGCACAAAAGACCTGTGAAAACCATAGACTTCGGTTGGGTAGGAGATGTAGAAACCGAAAAAATTAACGCTAATTTTTTAGAAAAAGTAATTTCTGAGGATATTTGTCCTGTTTTTTGTGCCATTACACACGATGGAAAAGGTAATTTGCTCAATACCAATGCAGATACTATTGCGTCGAGTTTAGCAGTTGCTTTATCCGCACATTTTGAAGTAAATTTGGCGTATTGTTTTGAGAAAAACGGAGTTTTAGAGAATGTAGAAAATGAAAATTCAGTTATTGCTAAAATAACGCCAGAAACTTACATTCAACTCAAAGAAAAAAATATCGTCAATGACGGAATGATTCCAAAAATAGATAACGCTTTTGCAGCAATAGAAAAAGGCGTAAAATCCGTTTTTATCCTCAAAGAAACTTTTTTGAAGAAACTAATTAATGAAAACAACAGAACCAGTGGAACAGAAATCACCCAATAA
- a CDS encoding acetyltransferase, whose translation MEFIIRKTTADDFCFADEIVKEMEESAKIRGTGIAKRSPEYIKEKMEKGDAVIAITHNGIWAGFCYIETWTNGDYASNSGLIVSPRYRNIGLASRIKESVFNVTREKYPNAKLFGITTGLAVMKINSRLGYHPVPFSELTQDDQFWDGCQSCVNYSILQSKGRKNCLCTGMLFVPPKDKTKKDLNYYLNNF comes from the coding sequence ATGGAATTTATCATTAGAAAAACAACCGCTGATGATTTTTGTTTTGCAGACGAGATTGTAAAAGAAATGGAAGAGTCTGCCAAAATTAGAGGAACTGGTATCGCTAAAAGATCTCCAGAATATATTAAGGAGAAGATGGAAAAAGGCGATGCGGTTATCGCAATCACACACAATGGAATTTGGGCAGGATTCTGCTATATCGAAACATGGACCAATGGTGACTATGCTTCTAATTCGGGATTGATTGTTTCGCCAAGGTATAGAAATATTGGTTTAGCAAGTAGAATTAAAGAATCTGTGTTTAATGTGACCAGAGAAAAATATCCAAATGCTAAATTATTTGGAATTACCACAGGTTTGGCGGTAATGAAAATTAATTCAAGGTTGGGTTATCATCCTGTTCCTTTTTCGGAACTTACGCAAGATGATCAGTTTTGGGATGGTTGCCAAAGTTGTGTCAATTATTCTATTTTACAAAGCAAAGGAAGGAAAAATTGCCTTTGCACGGGAATGTTGTTTGTTCCCCCAAAAGATAAAACGAAGAAAGATTTAAATTACTATTTGAATAATTTTTAG
- the dgt gene encoding dGTP triphosphohydrolase: MILNTIFTNQRTGNHVQNIVSRTDFQRDFDRIIFSSAFRRLQNKTQVFPLPGSVFVHNRLTHSLEVSSVGRSLGSLAGEFIVQNFENELTEDSKNFYLYNLNNVIAAACLCHDIGNPAFGHSGEDAIASFFEKNESELKPKFTEKEWADLVNFEGNANAIRILTHKQTGKDEGGTQLTYTTLASIAKYPCEAIAKKKGHVNRKKFGFFQSEKQTFLNIANATKMMVESEEPTIFKRHPFVWLVEAADDICYNIIDMEDAHRLGIISTADCENLFMDLIKSVNEKDAKRSAEKLLLFSNKNERISYLRAKVINALINKSTELYQQHFSEIIDGTLNKALLDIFKSESESFQEVERFSIEKIYGHRSVVEIENAGYNVMYELLNHFIPPIIKEKSERKGFEKKALQLIPSQFIYEDGTVYEKVLGVLDFVSGMTDNFATDLYRKIKGIDIGMTM, from the coding sequence ATGATTCTAAACACAATTTTTACCAATCAGAGAACCGGAAATCACGTTCAGAACATTGTTTCACGTACAGATTTCCAGAGAGATTTTGACCGAATTATCTTTTCTTCGGCATTCAGAAGATTACAAAATAAAACTCAGGTTTTCCCGCTTCCAGGAAGTGTTTTCGTGCACAATCGTCTCACGCATTCGCTAGAAGTTTCTTCTGTGGGTAGAAGTTTGGGGAGTCTTGCAGGCGAATTTATCGTTCAAAATTTTGAAAACGAACTCACCGAAGATTCTAAAAATTTCTATCTCTATAATCTCAATAATGTGATTGCAGCGGCTTGTCTTTGTCATGACATTGGCAATCCAGCATTCGGACATTCTGGTGAAGATGCAATTGCTAGTTTTTTTGAAAAGAATGAATCAGAATTAAAGCCAAAATTCACTGAAAAAGAATGGGCAGATTTGGTAAATTTCGAAGGAAATGCCAATGCTATCAGAATTCTTACTCACAAACAAACGGGTAAAGACGAAGGTGGAACTCAGCTTACCTATACTACTTTGGCAAGTATTGCCAAATATCCTTGCGAAGCGATTGCTAAGAAAAAAGGTCACGTTAATCGCAAGAAATTTGGGTTTTTCCAAAGTGAAAAACAGACTTTTCTGAATATTGCGAATGCTACCAAAATGATGGTGGAAAGCGAAGAACCAACGATTTTTAAACGTCATCCTTTTGTTTGGCTAGTAGAAGCAGCAGACGATATTTGTTATAACATTATCGACATGGAAGATGCGCACCGATTGGGAATTATTTCTACTGCTGACTGCGAAAATCTTTTCATGGATTTGATAAAATCTGTCAACGAAAAAGATGCGAAAAGAAGTGCTGAAAAATTGCTTTTATTTTCGAATAAAAATGAGAGAATTTCTTATCTGAGAGCCAAAGTGATTAATGCACTCATCAATAAATCTACAGAATTATATCAACAACATTTCTCTGAAATTATAGACGGAACTTTAAATAAAGCTTTGCTAGATATTTTTAAATCTGAGAGTGAATCTTTTCAAGAAGTGGAACGTTTTTCTATCGAAAAAATATATGGTCACAGAAGTGTGGTAGAAATAGAAAATGCTGGTTACAACGTAATGTATGAACTTTTGAACCATTTTATTCCGCCGATTATTAAAGAAAAATCAGAGCGTAAAGGTTTTGAGAAAAAAGCATTACAATTGATTCCTTCACAATTTATCTATGAAGATGGAACGGTTTATGAGAAAGTTCTCGGAGTCCTGGATTTCGTTTCTGGAATGACGGACAATTTTGCAACAGATTTGTATAGAAAAATTAAAGGAATTGATATAGGAATGACGATGTAA
- the argH gene encoding argininosuccinate lyase has translation MSKKLWQKNNLSENQHAALVEKFTIGRDAEFDLQLAKYDVLGNKAHVKMLSTIGLIEESELPKILDELDNIALQIKEGKFVIEEGIEDVHSQIEFQLTQKLGDIGKKIHSARSRNDQVLVDIKLFLKNEILEIKDLVKNLFQTLQKLSNQHQDKLIPGYTHFQIAMPSSFGLWFGAYAEALIDDLEMLLAAYKITNKNPLGSGAGYGSSFPINRTLTTELLEFETLNYNVVYAQMTRGKSEKTLAIAISAIAHTLSKLAYDVCLYMNQNFGFITFPDTFTTGSSIMPHKKNPDIFELIRGKCNILQGIPTELTLLTNNLPSGYHREMQLTKEVLFPAINTIKDCLYITEYTLNHIQVKDNILEDEKYQYLFSVENVNDLVLNGVSFRDAYVQVGQSIENQNFEPHKNLNHKHEGSIGNLCNEEIKEEFSKVFEKFK, from the coding sequence ATGAGCAAAAAACTTTGGCAAAAAAATAATTTATCCGAAAATCAGCATGCTGCTTTGGTAGAAAAATTTACCATTGGCAGAGATGCAGAATTTGATTTGCAACTCGCAAAATACGATGTTTTGGGCAATAAAGCACACGTTAAAATGCTTTCAACTATTGGTCTGATTGAAGAATCTGAATTGCCAAAAATTTTAGATGAATTAGATAATATTGCACTTCAAATAAAAGAAGGAAAATTTGTCATCGAAGAAGGAATAGAAGATGTGCACTCTCAAATAGAATTTCAACTGACGCAGAAATTAGGAGATATTGGTAAAAAAATTCACTCTGCGCGTTCTAGAAATGACCAAGTTTTGGTGGATATTAAACTCTTCCTCAAAAACGAAATTCTAGAAATTAAAGATTTGGTAAAAAATCTTTTCCAAACTTTACAAAAATTAAGCAATCAGCATCAAGATAAGCTCATTCCCGGTTATACACATTTTCAAATTGCGATGCCTTCCTCTTTTGGACTGTGGTTTGGAGCTTATGCAGAAGCTTTGATAGACGATTTAGAAATGCTTTTGGCGGCTTATAAAATCACCAATAAAAATCCTTTAGGTTCTGGCGCTGGTTATGGTTCTTCGTTCCCGATTAATCGTACTTTAACTACAGAATTACTGGAATTTGAAACACTGAATTACAACGTAGTTTATGCACAAATGACACGCGGAAAATCTGAAAAAACTTTGGCAATTGCCATTTCAGCTATTGCGCATACTTTGAGCAAATTAGCGTATGATGTTTGTTTGTACATGAATCAGAATTTCGGATTTATCACATTTCCAGATACTTTCACTACGGGAAGCAGCATTATGCCACATAAAAAAAATCCAGATATTTTTGAATTAATTCGTGGAAAATGCAATATTTTGCAAGGTATTCCTACGGAATTAACATTGTTGACCAATAATTTACCTTCTGGTTATCACCGAGAAATGCAATTGACCAAAGAAGTGCTTTTTCCTGCAATTAATACCATCAAAGATTGTCTTTACATTACGGAATATACCTTGAATCACATTCAAGTAAAAGATAATATTTTGGAAGACGAAAAGTATCAATACCTTTTCAGTGTGGAGAATGTAAATGATTTGGTTTTGAATGGAGTTTCGTTCCGTGATGCTTATGTGCAAGTTGGTCAAAGTATTGAAAATCAAAATTTTGAACCTCATAAAAATTTAAATCATAAGCACGAAGGAAGCATCGGAAATCTTTGCAACGAAGAAATTAAAGAAGAATTCTCAAAAGTTTTTGAGAAATTTAAATAG
- a CDS encoding Lrp/AsnC family transcriptional regulator produces MSQNLDQKDLQILDLLQRNSNYSVKEIGEKIGLSFTPTYDRIKYLEKNGFIEKYAAILNRKKIGIDLVAYCNVTIRNQSKQSLDEFEQEIRQYDEVQEVLSLSGTYDYMLKIATNNIDTYNNFITNVLANTPNIYQYHSSIVLNEIKRENTYKLLEKEHQLDMENEKNSSKKNKL; encoded by the coding sequence ATGAGTCAAAATTTAGATCAAAAAGATTTACAAATATTAGATTTACTTCAAAGAAATTCTAACTATTCGGTAAAAGAAATCGGCGAGAAAATTGGCTTATCTTTTACCCCAACTTACGACAGAATTAAGTATTTAGAAAAAAATGGTTTTATAGAAAAATATGCTGCTATTCTCAATCGTAAGAAAATAGGCATCGATTTAGTGGCTTACTGTAACGTGACGATTAGAAATCAATCGAAGCAATCGCTAGATGAATTTGAGCAAGAAATTAGACAGTATGATGAAGTACAAGAAGTCCTCAGTTTGTCTGGAACTTATGACTATATGTTGAAAATCGCCACCAATAACATTGATACATATAACAATTTCATTACCAATGTATTAGCAAATACTCCAAATATTTATCAATATCACAGCAGTATTGTTCTGAACGAAATCAAAAGAGAAAACACTTATAAACTCTTAGAAAAAGAACATCAACTGGATATGGAAAATGAGAAAAATTCGTCTAAAAAAAATAAGCTTTAA